A genomic region of Rhizobium sp. NXC24 contains the following coding sequences:
- a CDS encoding polysaccharide lyase has product MTPAMAENPAQLVLRDGFDGTDFSPSGHLYYRDNSEQKAGKIEFQSEVKRTGTGALKLSVKPLCQPDKTNCSERAEIWERTKYRVPYNQGVWYGFAVKFADPIPSGDHRYLIAQWKREIGPKAKGDFSPFLALRLNNGKLFATVETNYVAPPTTEVSDATKKCADNQTPVWFRSDTNQMRALVATDSSWGKEDGKEFTGCTSAITITDHGNKLPTPESGWIDFAIYSKPGPDGTGHIEIFANDKWIVTVKGHIGHADKGLGKNQYFKFGPYRAADTTEWTLYYDDFRRSPRCADVLSDANLCPMK; this is encoded by the coding sequence ATGACTCCCGCTATGGCCGAGAATCCAGCTCAATTGGTTCTGCGCGATGGTTTCGATGGTACCGACTTCTCCCCTTCAGGCCATCTCTATTATCGTGACAATTCCGAACAGAAAGCTGGCAAGATCGAATTCCAATCGGAAGTAAAGCGCACCGGCACCGGCGCGCTGAAGCTCAGCGTCAAGCCGCTCTGCCAACCGGACAAGACGAACTGCAGTGAACGAGCAGAAATCTGGGAACGCACCAAATATCGCGTCCCCTATAACCAAGGCGTCTGGTATGGCTTTGCGGTCAAATTCGCCGACCCTATTCCCTCCGGTGATCATCGCTATCTCATTGCGCAGTGGAAGCGCGAGATCGGACCGAAGGCAAAGGGAGATTTCAGCCCTTTCCTGGCGCTGCGACTGAACAACGGCAAGCTCTTCGCCACAGTCGAGACCAACTATGTCGCTCCACCGACAACCGAGGTCAGCGACGCAACAAAGAAGTGTGCTGACAATCAGACGCCGGTCTGGTTCCGCTCGGACACCAATCAGATGCGAGCCCTTGTCGCCACCGACAGCAGTTGGGGTAAGGAGGATGGCAAGGAATTCACCGGCTGCACCAGTGCCATCACCATCACCGACCATGGCAATAAATTACCGACACCGGAATCCGGCTGGATCGACTTTGCGATCTACAGCAAGCCTGGCCCTGACGGTACCGGCCATATCGAGATCTTCGCCAACGATAAATGGATTGTCACCGTCAAGGGACATATCGGTCATGCCGACAAGGGTTTAGGCAAAAATCAGTATTTCAAGTTCGGCCCCTATCGCGCCGCCGACACGACGGAATGGACACTCTATTACGACGATTTTCGCCGCTCGCCTCGCTGCGCCGATGTCCTGTCGGATGCGAACCTCTGCCCTATGAAATGA
- a CDS encoding DUF4376 domain-containing protein — translation MYRIDSMYEPMVEALLAARSENKADRWMACVAFWLGRQQIYNVPDYWLALAAKITSGLDATDKNAILDQLSNKEANLVSSAGDWPEMPEGLAAVVAGWSPEPAPVDLYVYAATKRYAIETGGIVFNGTKIATDRQSQALITGAYAYVQANPTVTVNFKTANGFVILTVEQVTAIANAVGAHVQASFAAEDAVAQAIAAGTIKTTADVDAFAWPAIAA, via the coding sequence ATGTACCGCATAGACAGCATGTATGAACCGATGGTCGAGGCGCTGCTTGCCGCTCGATCGGAAAACAAGGCCGATCGCTGGATGGCTTGCGTTGCCTTCTGGCTCGGCCGGCAGCAGATCTACAACGTGCCCGATTATTGGCTAGCGCTCGCTGCCAAGATCACGTCCGGACTGGATGCTACCGACAAGAATGCGATCCTCGATCAACTGAGCAACAAGGAAGCTAACTTGGTCAGCTCTGCCGGCGATTGGCCGGAAATGCCAGAAGGCCTCGCGGCGGTCGTCGCCGGCTGGTCTCCGGAGCCGGCTCCGGTCGATCTTTACGTCTATGCTGCGACCAAGCGGTATGCCATCGAAACGGGCGGCATCGTCTTTAACGGCACGAAGATTGCTACGGATCGGCAGAGCCAGGCACTCATCACCGGAGCCTATGCTTATGTGCAGGCTAACCCCACGGTCACCGTAAATTTCAAGACTGCAAATGGCTTCGTCATTCTGACCGTCGAGCAGGTGACGGCGATCGCCAATGCAGTCGGTGCTCACGTGCAGGCCAGCTTTGCGGCTGAGGACGCGGTAGCTCAGGCCATCGCTGCAGGCACGATCAAGACAACGGCGGATGTCGACGCCTTCGCTTGGCCGGCAATAGCGGCGTAA
- a CDS encoding AGE family epimerase/isomerase gives MGIQRETAALGNWSSRAYHRRWLLDQASGLFDFFQYRCINPKGGFYDMDDAGRPLDAANPVRGIHSTARMVHCFSIGSLLGRPGSEDIVDHGMNYLWKHHRDATHGGYVWSLNNDGPVDASKQGYGHAFVLLAASSAKTIGHPLADGMLADVTEILNTKFWEEKHGAIAEEFNQDWSPIDGGAYRGQNSNMHLTEALMAAFEATENKTYLDKAESIADLVIRRSAGSVGWRVAEHFNTDWELDKDYRGNEMFRPSGTTPGHWLEWARLVLQLWSLGGKQHDWMPDAAKGLFSQSMSLGWDSNKGGFFYTLDWADTPAKRNKLWWPACEGAGAAHYLNEHVPSDFHEESYRKIWGTIGRFFIDNKNGGWHEELTEDLVPAHTIFPGKGDIYHALQACLIPLFPATGSLTKVIAEAGGKI, from the coding sequence ATGGGCATACAGCGTGAAACGGCAGCACTCGGCAATTGGAGCTCGCGGGCCTATCACCGCCGTTGGTTGCTTGATCAGGCAAGCGGGCTTTTCGATTTCTTCCAATATCGCTGCATCAATCCTAAGGGTGGATTCTACGATATGGATGATGCCGGCAGGCCGCTCGATGCAGCCAACCCTGTGCGGGGCATTCATTCGACCGCGCGTATGGTTCATTGCTTTTCGATCGGTTCGCTGCTCGGCCGCCCCGGCTCCGAGGATATTGTCGATCACGGCATGAACTATCTCTGGAAGCATCACCGTGATGCCACCCATGGCGGATATGTTTGGTCGCTCAACAATGATGGCCCCGTCGATGCCAGCAAGCAAGGCTATGGCCACGCTTTTGTGCTGCTCGCCGCCTCCTCCGCCAAGACCATCGGTCATCCGCTTGCTGACGGCATGCTTGCCGATGTCACCGAAATTCTGAACACGAAATTCTGGGAGGAAAAACACGGCGCCATCGCCGAGGAGTTCAACCAGGATTGGTCGCCGATCGATGGTGGCGCCTATCGCGGCCAGAATTCCAATATGCACCTGACGGAAGCGCTGATGGCAGCCTTCGAAGCGACCGAAAATAAAACATACCTCGACAAAGCCGAAAGCATCGCCGATCTCGTCATTCGCCGCTCCGCCGGTTCCGTCGGCTGGCGCGTCGCCGAACATTTCAATACCGACTGGGAACTCGACAAGGATTATCGCGGCAACGAAATGTTCCGCCCCTCGGGCACGACGCCCGGCCATTGGTTGGAATGGGCGCGCCTCGTCCTGCAGCTCTGGTCTCTCGGCGGCAAGCAGCACGACTGGATGCCGGATGCCGCCAAGGGTCTGTTCTCTCAATCAATGTCACTAGGTTGGGACAGCAACAAAGGCGGCTTCTTCTATACGCTCGATTGGGCTGATACGCCGGCCAAACGCAACAAGCTCTGGTGGCCGGCATGCGAAGGCGCCGGTGCCGCGCACTATCTCAACGAACATGTGCCGAGCGATTTCCACGAGGAGAGCTATCGAAAGATCTGGGGCACCATCGGCCGCTTCTTCATCGACAATAAGAATGGTGGGTGGCATGAGGAACTCACGGAAGACTTGGTTCCCGCCCATACGATTTTCCCCGGCAAGGGCGATATTTATCACGCCCTCCAGGCCTGCCTCATCCCCCTCTTCCCGGCAACAGGCAGCCTGACCAAAGTCATCGCCGAGGCTGGCGGCAAAATCTGA
- a CDS encoding TIM barrel protein, whose protein sequence is MAFSADLADRFAVSTWSLHRALGSTYPYKPGGTDAPARQPTYGEGSIALIDLPRQFAERGIFRMEICSFHLPSRLTAYIADLRNAFDKAGVKVQTLLVEDGDLSNPETAERDAEWMASWIEVAMALGAENMRVIAGKAQPTDEALSRAEKHLRWLAERIAGTGIRLVIENWFSLLPGPVEVNRVLDALDGKLGLNGDFGNWSGAGKYGDLAKIIGRAELCHAKAHYSETGLDTEDYVRCVELSNAAGYKGPFTLIYDSSFYGDEWSGILEERDCIAGVLRKATTAA, encoded by the coding sequence ATGGCTTTCTCGGCTGATCTGGCAGATCGTTTTGCCGTTTCTACATGGTCGCTGCACCGCGCGCTCGGCAGCACTTATCCTTACAAGCCCGGCGGCACGGATGCCCCAGCGCGGCAACCGACTTATGGGGAAGGCTCGATCGCTCTGATCGATCTCCCGAGACAGTTTGCCGAACGCGGCATCTTCCGGATGGAAATCTGCTCGTTTCATTTGCCGAGCCGTTTGACTGCTTACATCGCCGATCTGCGGAATGCCTTCGACAAGGCAGGCGTCAAAGTGCAGACGCTGTTGGTTGAAGACGGCGATCTCAGTAATCCTGAGACGGCGGAGCGTGACGCTGAATGGATGGCGAGCTGGATCGAGGTCGCCATGGCGCTCGGCGCCGAGAATATGCGCGTGATTGCCGGTAAGGCGCAGCCGACTGACGAAGCGCTGAGCCGGGCAGAAAAACATCTTCGTTGGCTGGCCGAGCGGATTGCCGGAACCGGTATCCGACTTGTTATCGAAAACTGGTTCTCGCTGCTGCCGGGGCCGGTCGAGGTCAACCGTGTGCTTGACGCGCTTGACGGCAAGCTTGGTCTCAACGGCGATTTCGGCAATTGGAGCGGCGCGGGCAAATATGGCGATCTCGCCAAGATCATCGGTCGCGCCGAACTCTGCCATGCCAAAGCGCATTATTCGGAAACAGGCCTCGATACCGAGGATTATGTTCGCTGCGTCGAACTCTCCAATGCTGCGGGCTACAAAGGCCCGTTCACGCTGATCTACGACTCCTCGTTTTATGGGGACGAATGGTCGGGGATTTTGGAGGAGCGGGATTGTATCGCGGGCGTGTTGCGGAAGGCCACAACGGCGGCATGA
- a CDS encoding heme-degrading domain-containing protein produces MTIEHDLSRIALQEETLRFDAFDLSTAWVLGKLLHDLASERNLGVAIDITLHSMPVFYIALPGSTPDNSNWIRRKRNMVLRYFRSSYASTLRLEQQGKTIEHNGLSSADYAASGGSFPIFVLGTGCIGAVTVSGLPQREDHNLVVEALALTLGHELHNLSLS; encoded by the coding sequence ATGACGATCGAACACGACCTCAGCCGCATCGCCCTGCAAGAGGAGACGCTGCGCTTCGATGCTTTCGATCTTTCGACCGCATGGGTGCTTGGCAAGTTGCTGCATGACCTTGCCAGCGAACGCAATTTGGGTGTCGCGATCGATATCACATTGCATTCCATGCCGGTCTTCTACATCGCGCTGCCTGGCTCGACGCCGGACAATTCCAACTGGATCCGCCGTAAGCGCAATATGGTGTTGCGCTATTTCCGCAGCAGTTATGCCAGCACTCTGCGACTGGAGCAGCAGGGCAAGACGATCGAGCACAACGGGCTTTCAAGCGCCGACTATGCTGCATCCGGCGGCAGCTTTCCGATCTTCGTTCTCGGCACGGGTTGCATCGGCGCAGTCACCGTATCGGGACTTCCGCAGCGTGAAGACCACAATCTCGTCGTTGAGGCTCTGGCGCTCACGCTTGGCCACGAACTGCATAATCTCAGCCTGTCATAA
- a CDS encoding nitronate monooxygenase yields MSQWPDTRILDLFDIDIPIIQAPMAGATTPEMVIAVSEAGGLGSLPSAQYNPEQLRAALDMIRAATKKPINVNFFAHTMPEDDPARHMAWRARLALYYVEAGLDPAAPVPAGGRAPFDTSFCEIVEAYRPEVVSFHFGLPDADLVRRVRATGVKIISSATTVAEARWLAERDVDAIIAMGFEAGGHRGNFLTQDMATQVGTMALVPQIADAVTVPVIAAGGIADGRGIAAAFALGASAAQIGTSYLFTPEAKIPAVHRAALEHAGDDNTALTNVFTGRPARGVMNRIMREVGPLSHLVPAFPTAGGALAPLRAKAEAAGSGDFTNLWSGQAAKLAQSLPSAELTAVLANDAITVMRRLAGRG; encoded by the coding sequence ATGAGCCAATGGCCAGATACCCGGATCCTTGACCTATTCGATATCGACATTCCCATTATCCAGGCTCCCATGGCAGGCGCGACGACGCCAGAAATGGTAATTGCAGTAAGCGAGGCTGGCGGTCTCGGATCCCTGCCAAGCGCTCAATACAATCCGGAGCAACTCCGCGCGGCTCTGGATATGATAAGAGCGGCAACGAAAAAGCCAATCAATGTGAACTTCTTCGCTCACACCATGCCTGAAGACGATCCTGCGCGGCACATGGCATGGCGAGCACGGCTTGCCCTCTACTATGTCGAAGCAGGGCTTGATCCTGCCGCACCGGTTCCGGCTGGCGGACGCGCGCCATTCGATACCTCCTTCTGTGAAATCGTAGAGGCCTACCGGCCTGAGGTCGTCAGCTTTCATTTTGGACTACCGGATGCGGATCTGGTCCGACGAGTGCGGGCAACCGGAGTAAAGATAATTTCGTCAGCGACTACGGTAGCGGAGGCGCGGTGGCTTGCCGAACGTGATGTCGACGCCATCATCGCCATGGGTTTCGAGGCTGGCGGCCATCGCGGCAATTTCCTGACGCAAGATATGGCGACGCAGGTCGGCACGATGGCGCTGGTGCCGCAGATTGCCGATGCTGTCACGGTCCCCGTCATTGCCGCCGGCGGAATTGCAGATGGGCGGGGGATTGCGGCAGCTTTCGCACTTGGCGCCTCCGCCGCGCAGATCGGCACGAGCTATCTGTTTACGCCCGAGGCGAAAATTCCCGCGGTCCATCGCGCGGCACTGGAGCATGCAGGCGACGATAATACGGCGTTGACCAATGTCTTCACCGGACGGCCGGCGAGGGGTGTGATGAACCGCATCATGCGAGAGGTGGGGCCACTCTCTCATCTGGTGCCCGCGTTTCCGACGGCCGGCGGTGCCTTGGCGCCACTGCGCGCCAAGGCCGAAGCGGCTGGTTCCGGTGATTTCACCAATCTTTGGTCCGGCCAAGCCGCCAAACTGGCGCAGTCACTCCCGTCGGCTGAGTTAACCGCGGTTTTGGCGAATGATGCGATCACCGTTATGAGACGGTTGGCAGGGCGTGGCTAA
- a CDS encoding cell wall anchor protein has protein sequence MRAPLLAAAVGFALSGCQTASLDIAIQKNLPKACQALETAHAAFMSIVAIGTVKRSVINKEAAAYIGVRSLCVDLERETAADVLAQVVQAYATIDTALNIARQAR, from the coding sequence ATGCGTGCTCCGCTTTTAGCGGCGGCAGTCGGATTTGCTTTGTCCGGTTGTCAAACGGCGTCGCTCGATATCGCGATCCAGAAAAATCTCCCGAAGGCTTGTCAAGCGTTGGAAACTGCACATGCCGCTTTCATGTCCATTGTCGCGATTGGTACGGTCAAGCGATCGGTGATCAACAAGGAAGCGGCTGCTTATATCGGCGTGCGGAGCCTTTGCGTCGACCTCGAGCGCGAGACGGCCGCCGATGTTTTGGCACAGGTAGTGCAGGCCTACGCAACAATCGATACCGCTCTCAATATCGCCCGACAAGCGCGGTAA